From Halotia branconii CENA392, the proteins below share one genomic window:
- a CDS encoding pentapeptide repeat-containing protein, translated as MNNCSRQRLNPKVHKGVSLRYFVFSSVILCVLIILLFLPLPAKAAQTQPERTPLNLELLQERLHTPILREGNLTVDLRQMVIDLRPENAAFRDAFYQMLRKELGAKPLGLDLSQSLIQGDFVGSDLGLRTPLYAQAIAPIFTAIEQEQLESLRSICLQSLAIALPNSKDCQSLLGTELTKSSEISVFRGALTLVQTRFTGEVQFSNTFFLQSVNAQEATFLQPTNWNETRFSRSFSFKNTTLRQLSNFHGSVFFNQANFKQTQFQETADFNGSIFVDTANFNQATFKKLAKFSNVQWQKNANFSNARFANQAQFTKANFHQFLFLTEASFEQAVTFREAQFNQPVNLRGASILNQADFSDAGFAKAAFLNVPGLTFNSNQAKILGNPGEIGKMFSIPKLQGNQNILRNLEQNFRQQQQVTDANQLEYTKQQQRIIELSYRLVATNINSASLTKLINLGFSAIQAQEITDRRVIQLFRNSSELLSLANIDVETYTQMRDRLVFAEPLSIGSWLLQAWNWLASSVLLLLSGYGTDFWLVFGVGGLAIAYFGLLFWLVDRYRRLHPKPIIPTYYETVAMLVSFGYLTSFSLLAIFRSSAQPWLTLGCLLTIIVPLPIGLLCRLYQQGRYHDLMDISYFTEDGSLRQLRLLIGRLPVIPRNSIFRERYMPLLGDRRWNWLNYYDFSLNNLVRLGFNDIRLRDEHLPGIISALAWYQWSLGVVYITLVLWTLSRTIPGLNLLIYLK; from the coding sequence CCTAGAATTATTGCAAGAGCGATTACATACACCAATACTTCGTGAAGGCAATTTGACTGTAGATTTACGGCAGATGGTAATCGATTTGCGACCGGAAAATGCAGCTTTCCGCGATGCCTTCTACCAAATGTTGCGGAAAGAACTAGGTGCAAAACCTTTAGGTTTAGATCTTAGTCAGTCTTTGATTCAAGGAGATTTTGTCGGTAGTGATTTAGGTTTAAGAACGCCTCTATATGCTCAAGCAATAGCTCCTATATTTACCGCCATCGAACAAGAACAATTAGAAAGTTTGCGTTCGATTTGCTTACAATCATTAGCGATCGCCTTACCTAATTCTAAGGACTGTCAATCACTTTTGGGAACTGAATTAACTAAGTCTAGTGAAATCTCCGTTTTTCGTGGTGCTTTAACGCTGGTGCAAACTCGCTTTACTGGGGAAGTACAGTTTTCAAATACATTTTTTTTGCAATCTGTCAATGCTCAAGAAGCAACTTTTCTTCAACCCACTAATTGGAATGAAACCAGATTTAGCCGTTCTTTCAGTTTCAAAAATACGACTTTGCGACAGTTGAGTAATTTTCATGGTAGTGTTTTTTTTAATCAAGCCAATTTTAAACAAACTCAATTTCAAGAAACTGCTGATTTTAATGGCAGCATATTTGTCGATACAGCCAACTTTAACCAAGCCACTTTTAAAAAATTAGCTAAATTTAGTAATGTGCAGTGGCAAAAAAACGCAAACTTTTCAAATGCACGTTTTGCTAATCAAGCACAATTTACCAAAGCAAATTTTCATCAATTTCTCTTCCTTACAGAAGCGAGTTTTGAACAAGCTGTAACTTTTCGAGAAGCACAGTTTAACCAACCCGTAAACCTGCGCGGTGCTAGCATTCTCAACCAAGCAGACTTTAGTGATGCGGGGTTTGCGAAAGCAGCTTTTTTAAATGTTCCAGGTTTAACTTTTAATTCTAATCAGGCAAAAATTTTAGGTAATCCTGGCGAAATTGGTAAGATGTTTTCTATTCCCAAATTGCAAGGTAATCAAAATATCTTACGGAATTTAGAGCAAAATTTTCGTCAACAACAACAAGTTACCGATGCTAATCAACTGGAATATACAAAACAGCAACAACGAATTATAGAGTTAAGCTATCGTTTAGTGGCGACAAATATCAATAGTGCAAGTTTAACAAAGTTAATTAATTTGGGATTTTCGGCAATTCAGGCACAAGAAATAACTGATCGTCGTGTTATCCAACTATTTCGCAACAGCAGTGAATTACTTAGCTTAGCAAATATTGACGTAGAAACCTACACTCAAATGCGCGATCGCTTGGTTTTTGCTGAACCTTTATCAATTGGTAGCTGGTTACTGCAAGCATGGAATTGGTTAGCGTCAAGTGTACTGTTGTTATTAAGTGGTTATGGTACGGATTTTTGGTTAGTGTTTGGTGTGGGAGGACTAGCGATCGCCTATTTTGGTTTATTATTTTGGTTAGTGGATCGTTATCGCCGCTTACATCCCAAGCCGATTATTCCTACATATTACGAAACAGTGGCGATGTTGGTCAGTTTTGGCTATTTAACATCCTTCAGCTTACTAGCCATTTTTCGCAGTTCCGCCCAACCTTGGCTGACACTAGGATGTTTGTTAACAATTATTGTTCCCTTACCAATTGGTTTGTTGTGCCGACTTTACCAACAAGGTCGTTATCACGATTTAATGGATATTTCCTATTTTACAGAAGACGGTAGTCTGCGGCAGTTACGATTGTTAATTGGACGCTTACCAGTCATACCGAGAAATAGTATATTCCGGGAACGGTACATGCCTCTATTGGGCGATCGCCGTTGGAATTGGTTGAATTACTATGACTTCAGTCTCAATAACCTAGTGCGATTGGGCTTTAATGATATTCGCCTGAGAGATGAACACTTACCAGGGATTATTTCTGCACTTGCATGGTATCAGTGGAGTCTAGGCGTAGTTTACATTACGCTAGTTTTGTGGACACTTTCGCGCACAATTCCCGGATTGAACTTACTGATTTACTTGAAGTGA
- a CDS encoding calcium-binding protein, translating to MTSELFFLQLNEPTKKYDPNFAKAKGITLFKNYSQSPLDILTNAQTEALVKGGVAAAIADAQALFRYDPDFSYLFTESIVVGLDEGSAKSATKVIASFEINAHQKFSFDFLAALGLETKEIERPNAEYNQARANTAFLVLDISNINKPKVLDYFSIYGKLVSSDKKDLLKFGRSKNVIIEKSDKVANFNIDGNDGVDFITGAAKGTYQRKFKQATNIAVIEINVNAVKFLSDTLIDNLGDDVIYGSLNNDKLKGSNANDKMYGSLGNDRLYAKKGNDILEGGQGNDWLDGDQGNDKLHGGFGDDTLIGGKGSDFMVGGDGHDKFVFNRSDRSFKNELDIIQDFEVGIDKIVLQNWDKINTNQWLDRVLFQGSISDTQNGVLFNFDLERYQGQLLLTGVKVNELSNSDFVFS from the coding sequence ATGACATCAGAACTTTTCTTTTTACAACTGAATGAACCTACAAAAAAATATGACCCTAACTTTGCTAAAGCTAAAGGAATTACTCTATTTAAGAACTACAGTCAAAGTCCGTTAGATATTTTGACTAATGCACAGACAGAAGCTTTAGTCAAAGGTGGTGTAGCAGCAGCTATTGCTGACGCTCAAGCTTTGTTTCGCTATGATCCAGATTTCTCTTATCTGTTCACCGAAAGTATTGTTGTTGGTTTAGATGAGGGAAGTGCTAAAAGCGCAACTAAAGTTATTGCGAGTTTTGAAATTAATGCTCATCAAAAATTCTCTTTTGATTTTTTAGCAGCTTTAGGATTAGAAACTAAAGAAATTGAGCGTCCTAATGCTGAATACAACCAAGCTAGAGCTAACACGGCTTTTTTAGTTTTAGATATATCCAATATAAATAAACCCAAGGTATTAGATTATTTTAGTATATATGGCAAGTTAGTTTCTTCAGATAAAAAAGACTTGTTAAAATTTGGTCGTAGTAAAAATGTCATTATTGAGAAATCCGATAAAGTTGCTAATTTTAATATAGATGGTAACGATGGCGTAGATTTTATCACAGGTGCAGCGAAAGGAACTTATCAACGTAAATTTAAACAAGCTACTAATATAGCCGTAATAGAAATTAATGTTAATGCTGTTAAATTTTTGAGTGATACTTTAATCGATAATTTAGGTGATGATGTTATCTACGGTAGCCTAAATAATGATAAGTTAAAGGGCAGCAATGCTAACGACAAAATGTATGGCAGCCTAGGTAACGATCGCCTGTATGCCAAGAAAGGTAATGATATCCTCGAAGGGGGACAAGGCAACGATTGGCTAGATGGAGATCAGGGTAACGATAAACTCCACGGCGGTTTCGGTGATGATACCTTGATTGGAGGTAAAGGCAGTGATTTCATGGTTGGTGGTGATGGCCATGATAAATTTGTTTTTAACCGTAGCGATCGCTCCTTTAAAAATGAGCTTGACATTATTCAAGACTTTGAGGTTGGTATCGACAAAATTGTATTGCAAAATTGGGATAAGATTAATACCAATCAATGGTTAGATCGGGTACTTTTTCAAGGTAGTATTAGTGATACCCAAAATGGCGTTCTTTTTAATTTTGATCTGGAACGGTATCAAGGGCAATTACTGCTTACAGGGGTGAAGGTGAACGAACTGAGTAACTCAGACTTCGTCTTTAGTTAA